Proteins encoded together in one bacterium window:
- a CDS encoding B12-binding domain-containing radical SAM protein: MNVLLIYPEFPDTFWSFRHALRFIRKRASLPPLGLLTVAAMLPTAWNKRLIDLNVRQLAPEDLAWADYAFVSAMTVQRPSAQQVISRCQAAGVKVVAGGPLFTAEHADFNNVDHFVLNEAELTLPPFLQDLAHGRAQRLYSTSEFADMLTTPVPLWHLAELDGYASMSIQYSRGCPYNCDFCNVTTLLGHRPRTKSAAQIIAELDSLYAQGWRRNVFFVDDNLIGNKRSLKTELLPALIAWRQGKRGISFFTEASINLADDAQLLEMMAAAGFNSVFIGIETPEEQSLAECSKKQNLRRDLIGDVKRIQRAGLQVQAGFILGFDSDSPSTFQRLVDFIQQSGIVTAMVGLLQAPPGTALYQRLKQAGRLLERMSGDNVDGTTNIIPAMSLETLRKGYRYVLDHIYSPEAYYQRVKTFLREYQPPKIKAPLHFQHLSEQLLALLRSIYRLGLLGSERVHYWKLFWWTLACRPRVLPLAISLAVYGYHFRKICELRVQ; encoded by the coding sequence ATGAACGTCCTCTTGATTTACCCGGAGTTCCCCGACACGTTTTGGAGTTTCCGGCATGCGCTGCGCTTCATCCGCAAACGCGCCTCGCTGCCGCCCCTGGGTTTGCTCACCGTCGCCGCCATGTTGCCGACGGCGTGGAACAAACGCCTGATCGATCTCAATGTCAGGCAGCTCGCGCCGGAAGACCTGGCCTGGGCCGACTATGCCTTCGTGAGCGCGATGACGGTGCAGCGGCCCTCCGCACAACAGGTGATCAGCCGCTGCCAGGCGGCCGGCGTGAAAGTCGTCGCCGGCGGGCCGCTGTTCACCGCCGAGCACGCCGATTTCAACAACGTCGATCATTTCGTGTTGAATGAAGCCGAGCTGACCCTGCCTCCCTTCCTGCAAGACCTGGCGCACGGCCGCGCCCAGCGCCTCTACTCCACCTCCGAATTTGCCGACATGCTGACCACGCCGGTGCCGCTTTGGCACCTCGCGGAGCTTGACGGCTATGCTTCGATGAGTATCCAATACTCGCGCGGCTGCCCCTACAACTGTGATTTTTGCAATGTCACCACGCTGCTCGGCCACCGGCCGCGCACCAAAAGCGCGGCGCAAATCATCGCCGAGTTGGACAGTCTCTATGCCCAGGGCTGGCGCCGCAACGTCTTCTTCGTGGATGACAATCTCATCGGCAACAAGCGCAGCCTCAAAACCGAGCTGTTGCCGGCACTCATCGCCTGGCGGCAGGGCAAACGCGGCATTTCCTTTTTCACCGAGGCTTCGATCAACCTGGCCGACGACGCGCAATTGCTGGAGATGATGGCCGCTGCCGGTTTCAATTCGGTGTTTATCGGCATCGAAACACCGGAGGAGCAAAGCCTGGCGGAATGCAGCAAAAAGCAGAATCTGCGCCGTGATCTCATCGGCGACGTGAAACGCATCCAGCGCGCCGGCTTGCAGGTGCAGGCCGGTTTCATTCTCGGTTTCGACAGCGACTCACCTTCCACCTTTCAGCGGCTGGTCGATTTCATTCAGCAAAGCGGCATCGTGACCGCGATGGTGGGCTTGCTGCAGGCCCCGCCTGGCACCGCGCTCTACCAGCGCCTCAAGCAGGCCGGCCGCTTGCTCGAGCGCATGTCGGGCGACAACGTCGACGGCACCACCAACATCATCCCGGCGATGAGTCTGGAAACGCTGCGCAAAGGCTACCGTTACGTGCTGGATCACATCTACTCGCCGGAAGCCTACTACCAACGCGTCAAAACCTTTCTGCGCGAATACCAGCCGCCGAAAATCAAAGCGCCGCTGCACTTCCAACACCTCTCCGAGCAACTGCTGGCGCTGCTGCGTTCGATCTACCGCCTGGGTCTGCTGGGCAGCGAACGCGTGCACTACTGGAAGCTCTTTTGGTGGACATTGGCCTGCCGGCCGCGGGTGCTGCCGCTTGCCATCTCACTGGCGGTGTACGGCTATCATTTCCGCAAGATTTGCGAGCTGCGCGTGCAGTGA
- a CDS encoding DEAD/DEAH box helicase, producing MSFHRFGLHADLLKALDQLGYHEPTPIQEQAIPVALTGQDLIGCAQTGTGKTAAFALPILNRLHPIMSGKIRALILTPTRELAAQINEVMQGLIQYTKLYTAAIYGGVGIPPQQRALRLATDVIVATPGRLLDHMKNGVGRFDGLEVLVLDEADRMLDMGFLPDVNRIIARLPQQRQTMMFSATMPREILELSRKILRDPATVQVGRQAAPAEGVSQFAYPVPMHLKTELLMALLQQHEMESVLVFARTKDRTERLARRLKESGFKAAMIHGDRTQGQRLAALAGFRERAYRILVATDIAARGLDIDGISHVINFDVPMTPEDYVHRIGRTARAQAVGDALTLVTPVEESAFSAIQQLIKAKIPRHTLAGFDYSRVSSATAEPRERRHRSFAPRGYARRNGGPAAGRSRSRRFAFN from the coding sequence CTGCTCAAAGCGCTCGACCAGTTGGGCTATCATGAGCCGACTCCGATTCAAGAACAGGCAATTCCCGTTGCCCTCACCGGCCAGGATCTCATCGGCTGCGCGCAAACCGGCACCGGCAAGACCGCGGCCTTTGCCCTGCCGATCTTGAACCGGCTGCATCCCATCATGAGCGGCAAAATCCGCGCGCTGATTCTGACGCCCACGCGCGAGCTGGCGGCGCAGATCAATGAAGTCATGCAAGGCCTTATTCAGTACACCAAACTCTACACGGCCGCGATCTACGGCGGCGTCGGCATTCCGCCGCAACAGCGCGCTTTGCGCCTGGCCACCGACGTCATCGTGGCCACGCCCGGCCGGCTGCTGGATCACATGAAGAACGGCGTGGGCCGGTTTGACGGCCTAGAAGTGCTCGTGCTCGACGAGGCCGATCGCATGCTCGACATGGGCTTTCTGCCCGATGTCAACCGCATCATCGCCCGCCTGCCGCAGCAGCGCCAGACCATGATGTTTTCCGCCACCATGCCCAGAGAAATTCTCGAGCTCAGCCGCAAGATTTTGCGCGACCCGGCCACGGTGCAGGTCGGCCGGCAGGCAGCGCCTGCCGAGGGCGTGAGCCAGTTCGCATATCCGGTGCCGATGCATCTCAAAACCGAGTTGCTGATGGCGTTGTTGCAGCAGCATGAGATGGAATCCGTGCTGGTGTTCGCGCGCACCAAGGATCGCACCGAGCGCCTGGCGCGCCGCCTGAAAGAAAGCGGTTTCAAGGCCGCGATGATTCACGGCGACCGCACGCAAGGCCAGCGTTTGGCTGCGCTCGCAGGATTCCGCGAGCGCGCCTACCGCATTTTGGTGGCTACCGATATTGCCGCGCGCGGCCTGGACATCGACGGCATTTCGCACGTGATCAATTTCGACGTGCCGATGACGCCGGAGGACTACGTGCATCGCATCGGCCGCACGGCCCGCGCCCAAGCTGTGGGCGACGCGCTCACCCTGGTCACGCCGGTGGAGGAAAGTGCTTTTTCCGCCATTCAACAATTGATCAAGGCCAAAATCCCGCGCCACACCCTGGCCGGCTTTGATTACAGTCGGGTTTCTTCCGCCACGGCGGAGCCACGCGAACGCCGGCACCGGAGCTTTGCGCCGCGCGGCTATGCCCGGCGCAACGGCGGCCCGGCCGCGGGCCGGTCCCGCAGCCGGCGTTTCGCATTCAATTAG
- a CDS encoding RNA-binding protein, translated as MKIFVGNLSRRVTPDALQQMFETFGQVTSAEIIKDKFSGESKGFGFVEMPAKSEAEAAMTGLNGRDLDGKSLNVNEARPRTNDRRSSGGFERRGGNGGGRRSW; from the coding sequence ATGAAGATTTTCGTTGGCAACCTCTCGCGCCGCGTCACCCCCGATGCCCTGCAACAGATGTTCGAAACATTCGGGCAGGTGACCTCTGCTGAGATCATCAAGGACAAGTTCAGCGGCGAATCCAAAGGCTTTGGCTTTGTGGAAATGCCCGCCAAGAGCGAAGCCGAAGCCGCCATGACCGGCTTGAACGGCCGCGATCTCGATGGCAAATCGCTGAACGTCAATGAAGCCCGGCCGCGCACCAACGACCGGCGCAGCAGCGGTGGCTTCGAACGCCGCGGCGGCAACGGCGGTGGACGCCGTTCCTGGTGA
- the guaB gene encoding IMP dehydrogenase, producing MEKIIGEALTFDDVLLVPQASAVLPGEVDLKTGFTRRIALNIPLVSAAMDTVTEANLAIALARQGGIGIIHKNMSLEKQAAEVDAVKRSESGMIYNPITLAPDNTVREALQLMSRYHISGIPVVEGELLVGILTNRDLRFEDNVELPIHQVMTKDNLITAPLGTTLEAAERLLQEHRIEKLPIVDKRGKLKGLITVKDIKNKKMYPNAAKDERGRLRVGAAVGVSRDTLDRAAALVQAHADVLVIDTAHGHSEGVINAVRQLREAYPEIDLIAGNVATEAGALALIEAGVDAVKVGIGPGSICTTRVVAGVGVPQITAVMDCAKVCRKFDVPMIADGGIKQTGDIAKAIAAGADSVMLGNMLAGTEESPGEMIYLEGRSYKTYRAMGSIAAMRQGSSDRYFQEGRKKLVPEGIEGRVPNRGKLADVVFQMTGGLRAAMGYVGAATIAELQEKARFVRITSAGLRESHPHDVIITHEAPNYKLHGNV from the coding sequence ATGGAAAAGATCATCGGTGAAGCCTTGACCTTTGACGACGTGCTGCTGGTGCCGCAAGCTTCCGCGGTGCTGCCCGGCGAGGTGGATTTGAAGACCGGATTTACCCGGCGCATCGCTTTGAATATTCCGCTGGTGAGCGCAGCCATGGACACCGTCACCGAAGCCAACCTTGCCATTGCGCTGGCGCGCCAGGGCGGCATCGGCATCATTCACAAGAACATGTCCCTCGAGAAGCAGGCCGCCGAAGTCGATGCGGTGAAGCGCTCGGAAAGCGGCATGATCTACAACCCCATCACGCTCGCGCCCGACAACACCGTGCGCGAGGCGTTGCAGCTCATGAGCCGCTATCACATCTCCGGCATTCCGGTGGTGGAAGGCGAGCTGCTGGTCGGCATTCTCACCAATCGCGATTTGCGTTTCGAAGACAACGTCGAGCTGCCGATTCACCAGGTGATGACCAAGGACAATCTCATCACCGCGCCGCTGGGTACCACCCTGGAAGCCGCCGAGCGCCTGCTGCAAGAGCATCGTATCGAAAAGCTGCCGATCGTGGACAAGCGCGGCAAGCTCAAGGGCCTGATCACGGTCAAGGACATCAAGAACAAGAAAATGTATCCCAACGCGGCCAAGGATGAGCGCGGCCGCTTGCGGGTGGGCGCGGCGGTGGGGGTCAGCCGCGACACTTTGGACCGCGCCGCAGCGCTGGTGCAGGCGCATGCGGATGTATTGGTGATCGACACCGCCCATGGTCATTCCGAGGGCGTGATCAATGCCGTGCGGCAACTGCGCGAAGCCTATCCCGAAATCGATTTGATCGCCGGCAATGTCGCGACCGAAGCCGGCGCGCTGGCGCTGATCGAGGCCGGCGTCGATGCGGTGAAAGTGGGCATCGGCCCGGGATCGATTTGCACCACGCGCGTGGTGGCGGGCGTGGGCGTGCCGCAAATCACCGCCGTGATGGATTGCGCCAAAGTGTGCCGCAAGTTCGATGTTCCCATGATTGCCGACGGCGGCATCAAGCAGACCGGCGATATTGCCAAGGCGATTGCCGCGGGCGCCGATTCCGTGATGCTGGGCAACATGCTGGCGGGCACGGAAGAAAGTCCCGGCGAGATGATTTATTTGGAGGGGCGCAGCTACAAAACCTATCGCGCCATGGGTTCAATCGCCGCCATGCGTCAGGGCAGCAGCGATCGCTATTTTCAGGAGGGCCGGAAGAAATTGGTGCCGGAGGGAATTGAAGGCCGCGTGCCGAATCGCGGCAAACTGGCGGACGTGGTGTTTCAAATGACCGGCGGCTTGCGCGCCGCCATGGGTTACGTCGGCGCCGCCACCATCGCCGAACTGCAGGAAAAAGCCCGCTTCGTGCGCATCACTTCCGCCGGCTTGCGGGAAAGCCATCCGCATGACGTGATCATCACCCACGAAGCGCCGAACTACAAGCTGCACGGCAATGTCTGA